A genomic segment from Candidatus Hydrogenedentota bacterium encodes:
- a CDS encoding protein kinase yields the protein MTPDCLLAGRFRMVRCLGRGGLGNVWLAKDLLLDGEPVACKVLREDLFFDRRAISDLKREVLLARRLRHPNIVAVHTFCETAAHRFIVMEFVAGDNLADALYARETPFSVAEALTMLGPLIEALDYAHDQGILHRDIKPANFLLDDTGLVRLADFGIARTVQEMTARAASEITCGTLLFMSPEQLRGDQLDARSDLYSLGASLYELLAGVPPFHSASIVTQIQMQAPERIAHCGERVNDVLIRALAKHPAARYPSCGAFFRALMHAAEQDGGEAGAPVPKRPWQRLPDSVRRMEIDTVALPKRDTALQQERLGILLLERGLIDRVQLDEALQRQVTTQERLGEALVRLGYVAERDIAAALSTQLRLELVDAEKEQIEMETAKLLSKGAAEARQCLPLRRSSAGLVAVMANPLDLDLLNELEATARCPVRVLISTPASIQAAIRAVYGD from the coding sequence TTGACGCCAGACTGCCTGCTTGCCGGCCGCTTCCGCATGGTGCGCTGCCTGGGTCGCGGCGGACTCGGTAACGTGTGGCTTGCCAAGGATTTACTGCTTGATGGGGAGCCTGTAGCCTGCAAGGTCCTCCGGGAAGACCTGTTTTTTGACCGGCGCGCCATTTCCGACCTGAAACGGGAGGTCTTGCTGGCGCGACGGCTGCGGCATCCGAATATCGTCGCCGTGCATACCTTCTGCGAGACGGCGGCGCACCGGTTTATCGTCATGGAGTTTGTAGCCGGAGACAATCTGGCGGATGCGCTCTATGCCCGGGAAACGCCGTTCTCCGTGGCGGAAGCGCTGACAATGCTGGGGCCGCTCATCGAGGCGCTTGATTACGCCCATGATCAGGGCATCCTGCACCGCGATATCAAACCCGCGAATTTCCTGTTGGATGACACCGGTCTTGTCCGCCTGGCGGATTTTGGCATTGCCCGGACCGTGCAGGAAATGACCGCGCGGGCCGCCAGCGAGATCACGTGCGGCACGCTCCTGTTCATGAGTCCCGAGCAGCTACGCGGAGACCAGTTGGACGCACGCAGCGACCTGTACAGTCTCGGCGCCTCCTTGTACGAACTGCTGGCCGGGGTGCCGCCGTTCCATTCCGCTTCCATCGTTACCCAAATCCAGATGCAGGCTCCGGAACGTATCGCTCACTGTGGCGAGAGGGTCAATGACGTGCTCATCCGGGCGTTGGCGAAACACCCCGCAGCGCGCTATCCATCCTGTGGCGCATTCTTCCGCGCTCTCATGCACGCTGCGGAACAGGACGGGGGAGAAGCCGGGGCGCCCGTGCCGAAACGGCCTTGGCAGAGGCTGCCCGATTCTGTGCGCCGGATGGAAATCGACACGGTGGCGCTGCCCAAACGCGACACGGCTCTGCAACAGGAACGCTTGGGCATCTTGCTTCTGGAACGCGGGCTGATAGACCGTGTGCAGCTGGACGAGGCCCTGCAACGGCAAGTGACAACGCAGGAACGGCTGGGAGAAGCGCTGGTCCGGCTGGGATATGTCGCTGAACGGGACATTGCCGCAGCCTTGAGCACACAACTGCGCCTGGAGCTGGTGGACGCCGAAAAAGAACAAATAGAGATGGAAACGGCTAAACTTTTATCTAAAGGCGCAGCGGAAGCGCGCCAGTGTTTGCCGTTGCGGCGCTCCAGCGCCGGACTTGTGGCCGTCATGGCGAATCCGTTGGACTTGGACCTCCTGAATGAGCTGGAAGCGACTGCCCGGTGTCCCGTGCGGGTTCTCATCAGCACACCGGCGAGCATCCAGGCCGCGATAAGGGCTGTCTATGGGGACTAG